One genomic window of Streptococcus mitis includes the following:
- a CDS encoding endonuclease/exonuclease/phosphatase family protein translates to MKFLTLNTHSWMEKEAEEKFQLLLEDILDKDYDLICFQEINQEITSPEVEVNDLYQALPAAEPIHHDHYVRLLVEKLSEQGKDYYWTWAYNHIGYDRYHEGVAILSKTPIEAREILVSDVDDPTDYHTRRVALAETVVDGNELAVASVHLSWWDKGFQEEWARFEAVLKELNKPLLLAGDFNNPAGQEGYKAILASPLGLQDAFEVAQDKSGSYTVPPEIDGWKGNTEPLRIDYVFITKELAVENLHVVFDGNKSPQVSDHYGLNAILNWK, encoded by the coding sequence ATGAAATTTTTAACACTCAATACTCATAGCTGGATGGAAAAAGAAGCCGAGGAAAAATTCCAGCTCTTGCTTGAAGATATTCTTGATAAAGACTATGATTTGATATGTTTCCAAGAAATCAATCAGGAGATTACTTCGCCAGAGGTGGAGGTTAATGACCTTTATCAAGCTTTGCCAGCTGCTGAGCCTATTCATCATGATCACTATGTTAGACTCTTGGTTGAAAAGTTGTCAGAGCAAGGGAAAGATTACTACTGGACTTGGGCCTATAACCATATTGGTTATGACCGCTACCATGAAGGTGTGGCTATCTTGTCTAAAACACCTATTGAAGCAAGAGAAATTTTGGTTTCAGATGTGGATGATCCAACAGACTATCATACTCGCCGTGTCGCCCTGGCTGAAACTGTAGTCGATGGTAATGAACTTGCAGTTGCCAGTGTCCATCTTTCTTGGTGGGATAAAGGTTTCCAAGAAGAATGGGCACGATTTGAGGCTGTCTTGAAAGAATTGAACAAGCCACTTTTGCTGGCTGGAGATTTCAATAACCCAGCTGGTCAGGAAGGTTACAAAGCTATTTTAGCTAGCCCATTAGGTTTACAAGACGCATTTGAAGTTGCTCAAGATAAAAGTGGTAGCTATACTGTTCCACCAGAAATTGATGGCTGGAAGGGGAACACAGAACCCCTTCGAATCGACTATGTTTTTATTACCAAAGAGTTAGCGGTGGAAAATTTACATGTCGTATTTGATGGCAACAAGAGTCCACAAGTTAGTGATCACTATGGCTTGAATGCTATTTTAAACTGGAAATAA